One Chitinophaga parva DNA segment encodes these proteins:
- a CDS encoding glycogen/starch synthase — translation MSTKKRILFIAQEMSPYLELTEYAAMVNKMAIKSNEAGLEVRVIMPRFGIINERRHRLHEVVRLSGINIVIDGDDYPLIIKVASLPNARLQVYFLDNEDYFKRKSLFHDEQEQFYDDNGARAVFFCKGALETVKKFGWPPDVIHCSGWMTSLIPAYLKTAYKKEPVFSNSKVVYSLEAPAFSESLGDGFIKKAMINGVKEKDLEPFKEGTAAALNRGAAKYADAVVISSDAIDKKTVDELKAEKGKIIVPYRNDNEDLSDYLAMYQQLLGNK, via the coding sequence TCCACAAAGAAAAGAATTCTTTTTATTGCCCAGGAAATGTCGCCATATCTCGAATTAACTGAATATGCGGCGATGGTCAATAAAATGGCGATCAAGTCGAACGAAGCCGGATTGGAAGTGAGAGTGATCATGCCTCGATTTGGTATCATCAATGAAAGGAGGCATCGTTTACACGAAGTGGTGCGTTTGTCCGGGATCAATATCGTGATAGACGGAGATGACTACCCGCTGATCATTAAAGTAGCTTCTTTACCCAACGCCCGCCTGCAGGTGTACTTCCTGGACAACGAGGACTACTTTAAGCGGAAGTCCCTTTTCCACGACGAGCAGGAGCAGTTTTACGACGACAATGGTGCCCGTGCCGTATTTTTCTGCAAAGGCGCCCTGGAAACCGTAAAGAAATTTGGCTGGCCCCCGGACGTGATCCATTGCTCCGGCTGGATGACCTCCCTCATCCCGGCTTACCTGAAGACCGCCTACAAAAAAGAGCCGGTGTTCTCTAATTCCAAAGTAGTATATTCGCTGGAAGCCCCTGCCTTCAGTGAGTCACTGGGTGATGGCTTCATCAAGAAGGCCATGATCAACGGTGTTAAGGAAAAAGACCTGGAGCCCTTCAAGGAAGGCACCGCTGCTGCCCTGAACCGTGGCGCCGCCAAGTATGCAGATGCCGTGGTGATCAGCAGTGACGCCATCGACAAAAAGACCGTGGATGAGCTGAAAGCGGAAAAAGGTAAGATCATTGTACCTTACCGGAACGATAACGAAGATCTTTCTGATTACCTGGCAATGTACCAACAGCTGCTGGGCAACAAATAA
- a CDS encoding carboxylesterase family protein: MKPGKKYPLLIAFHGRSIAGNDVTKIFHQGVARQMHEGKNIDAVNKVDGKKYEFIVFAPLATSWSLGPEHLNVALDDILKRYPIDPSRIYVTGYSAGGWSVGMAITDPVTAPRIAAAVCMSPATIDAKNMSSFSITAKNNVHTWYFGGTEEPVFLGNCKLFADSTDKYKKGLTRITVGDHKHCCWETYYDPAYREGGINIYEWLLQFKK; encoded by the coding sequence ATGAAGCCGGGCAAAAAATATCCCTTGCTCATTGCATTTCACGGCAGGAGCATTGCCGGCAATGATGTCACCAAGATCTTCCACCAGGGCGTGGCAAGGCAGATGCATGAAGGTAAAAACATCGATGCGGTGAATAAAGTGGATGGGAAGAAATACGAGTTCATCGTGTTTGCCCCTTTAGCCACCAGCTGGTCTTTAGGACCGGAGCACCTGAACGTGGCGCTGGATGATATCCTGAAAAGGTATCCCATCGATCCGTCCCGCATTTACGTAACGGGTTATAGTGCCGGCGGCTGGTCTGTGGGCATGGCCATTACGGACCCGGTAACCGCGCCGCGTATAGCCGCCGCCGTTTGTATGTCTCCCGCCACCATTGATGCGAAAAACATGAGCAGTTTTTCCATCACGGCAAAGAACAATGTGCACACCTGGTACTTCGGTGGCACGGAGGAACCTGTTTTCCTGGGCAACTGCAAATTATTTGCAGACAGCACCGATAAATACAAAAAAGGGCTTACCAGGATCACCGTGGGCGATCACAAACACTGCTGCTGGGAAACGTATTATGATCCCGCGTACCGGGAAGGCGGCATCAACATTTATGAATGGCTGTTGCAATTCAAAAAATGA
- a CDS encoding TolC family protein, with the protein MKHVLFFLFAAFSCGTLAAQDLVKTDTSVILKLPTETYTVSRLKERLVELAMNNPSLKVWDEKKEVTKYDQNRAKAGWLNMFVASGNLNEFTIKGSSSNNTLYPRYNFGLNVPLGNFIAIPAEVKAAKANGRAIDQQKEADKLALKSAVLRAYEDYAANKQLYELQLPLLEDALNHYQEVESKFKQGDQNYDVINDAYRIYNAEKVRKINLERDVKQSKYVLEAIIGTTLEEVLLHL; encoded by the coding sequence ATGAAACACGTTTTGTTCTTCTTATTTGCAGCATTTTCCTGCGGCACCTTAGCCGCCCAGGATCTTGTTAAGACCGACACCTCTGTCATTCTTAAACTCCCAACAGAAACCTATACCGTTTCAAGGCTTAAAGAAAGACTGGTAGAACTGGCCATGAACAATCCCTCTCTCAAAGTATGGGATGAGAAAAAAGAAGTGACCAAATATGACCAGAACAGGGCAAAGGCTGGATGGCTGAACATGTTTGTAGCTTCCGGTAACCTGAACGAGTTTACGATCAAAGGCAGCTCCAGCAACAACACACTGTATCCCCGCTACAACTTTGGCCTGAACGTGCCCCTGGGCAACTTCATCGCCATCCCCGCGGAAGTAAAAGCAGCAAAGGCTAACGGCCGCGCCATTGACCAGCAGAAAGAGGCAGACAAACTGGCCCTGAAATCTGCCGTGTTGCGCGCTTATGAAGACTATGCGGCAAACAAACAACTGTACGAACTGCAGCTCCCCCTCCTGGAAGACGCACTGAACCACTACCAGGAAGTAGAATCCAAGTTCAAACAGGGCGACCAGAACTACGACGTGATCAACGATGCCTACCGTATCTACAACGCCGAAAAAGTAAGGAAGATCAACCTGGAAAGAGATGTAAAGCAGTCTAAATACGTGCTGGAAGCCATCATTGGCACCACGCTGGAAGAAGTGCTGCTGCACCTGTAA
- a CDS encoding right-handed parallel beta-helix repeat-containing protein — MMLLAFAFFLALASCTKEKALLQPSHGSGSDTAKVTTPVTTTTGKEYVLTPDADGRLVLDNSKGTYKAGDILSLKGKFTAVIISNLSGTAAKPITVRNAPGTATVIGDPSWNGGAWSTAFGFINCHYLKIGGAKSKSDLVINGSTQAGRQAYFNLTLSSHTDNIEIAFLTIKNGGTGIWAKTDPVKNDQSTYYPNSTMENLQIHDVEISGTNNEAMYIGHTALYWNLTANVPYYGDPSGFTAGQTYVQPIKWHNVKIYNNTVLSGGADGIQTSAIDLLEVSGNTVTNWGGQHNPAHNGGILIGGRTTNTNVHDNYVHDGWGELIQFYGSGENGATHIIKNNLLANNQGDGVSMRGTDNAVVQILNNTIANPGGVCLRINGYQGMTKPQIVQANAFIQPKPINGTVSFNAYVYTENGGTYTEPAATASDANTRIATLAAAGVNTSNYYQPAANSALGTSGYRK, encoded by the coding sequence ATGATGCTATTAGCATTTGCGTTCTTCTTAGCACTGGCCAGTTGTACAAAGGAAAAGGCCCTGCTGCAACCCTCACACGGCTCAGGCAGTGATACCGCGAAAGTTACAACGCCGGTGACCACCACCACGGGTAAAGAGTATGTGCTGACACCCGATGCGGATGGCCGGTTGGTACTCGACAACAGTAAGGGAACGTACAAGGCAGGTGACATCCTGAGTTTAAAAGGAAAATTCACCGCCGTTATTATTTCAAATCTTTCCGGCACCGCTGCTAAGCCCATCACCGTGCGTAATGCGCCCGGAACGGCTACCGTGATCGGTGACCCGTCCTGGAATGGTGGCGCATGGTCTACTGCGTTTGGTTTCATTAACTGCCACTATCTTAAAATAGGCGGCGCTAAAAGTAAATCAGACCTGGTGATCAATGGCAGCACGCAGGCAGGCAGGCAAGCTTATTTCAACCTGACGCTGAGCAGCCATACGGATAACATTGAGATCGCCTTCCTGACGATCAAGAATGGCGGTACGGGTATCTGGGCCAAGACAGACCCGGTTAAAAATGATCAATCTACCTATTATCCCAATTCCACCATGGAAAACCTGCAGATCCATGATGTAGAGATCAGCGGCACCAACAATGAGGCTATGTACATCGGGCACACCGCGCTGTACTGGAACCTTACTGCCAATGTTCCCTACTATGGTGATCCTTCAGGTTTTACTGCCGGCCAGACCTACGTGCAGCCCATCAAATGGCACAACGTGAAGATCTACAACAACACAGTGCTGAGTGGTGGTGCGGATGGTATTCAAACATCTGCCATCGACCTCCTGGAAGTTTCAGGTAATACAGTGACTAACTGGGGTGGGCAGCATAACCCGGCGCATAACGGCGGCATCCTCATTGGTGGCAGAACTACCAATACCAATGTGCACGACAACTACGTACACGACGGATGGGGAGAGCTGATCCAGTTCTATGGAAGTGGTGAAAATGGGGCTACCCATATTATCAAGAACAACCTGCTGGCTAATAACCAGGGTGATGGGGTGAGCATGAGAGGTACAGACAATGCCGTGGTGCAGATCCTGAACAATACCATTGCCAATCCCGGTGGCGTATGCCTCCGCATCAATGGCTACCAGGGTATGACCAAGCCGCAGATCGTGCAGGCAAATGCATTTATCCAGCCCAAACCGATCAACGGTACTGTATCATTTAACGCCTACGTATATACGGAGAATGGCGGTACTTACACAGAGCCTGCGGCTACCGCTTCGGATGCTAACACCAGGATTGCAACACTGGCCGCCGCCGGCGTGAATACCAGCAATTACTACCAGCCTGCAGCTAATTCTGCACTGGGTACATCCGGCTACCGGAAATAG
- a CDS encoding exopolysaccharide transport family protein produces MDILFFVKALLKKKWWIIISTVVAVAAAFAFTIGKPRLYASTAQMATGFTTNEQIKLRDENVNLFEADVKFDNEVETMNSPLVMGLLSCNLMIHDLTSNDPFRRLTEKELNSPEYKTTNRQDIYRICKRKYDSLEVLSSSTPDERKVLEYMKLYRYDYESLRKMISAYRLSRTDYINIVCYSENPNLSAFAVNSLYHEFIRFYRSSRSERSIENVATFESLVNQKKQELDAKIEALRQYKTAQGVLNVETASGNEWDLIKQFEKSLSDERANYNALQASIDNLTTQLNQANGDKPLYNNNNSEILALRRQINDLNDEYVRTGSTDNALQDKIKAQRAKLQKALLESGSATGKTATRDELQQKKSAQEAELRASKLNITTLETKINNLRSSVGSYANKEATVGSLQQEANLAQEEYNKLKEKLAAALDNNTVPQDNFRQTLKGQPAFTPESSKRLLIMGMAGAAVFMISCIGILFGEFMDNSLKSPSIFNRQSNLKLIATINHANLRKYNILETLQRKTDESQWLKRQNMFRELLRKLRYELENSNRKIFLFTSTEPQQGKTTLVQAVAYSLSLSNKRVLVLDTNFCNNDITVQMQARPTLESFSLAPQDFSIEKFREYVTTYDTPGIEVMGCKGGDYTPSEILPPNNVLDYLEELKKYYHYILMEGAPLNDFTDSRELSAFAEGVIAIFSSKLKIKEIDNESSEFLNSLGDKFLGVVLNDVKEDYLEL; encoded by the coding sequence ATGGATATTTTATTTTTTGTCAAGGCATTGCTCAAAAAAAAATGGTGGATCATTATTAGCACTGTTGTAGCTGTTGCCGCCGCCTTTGCCTTTACCATCGGGAAACCCAGGTTGTACGCCTCCACGGCCCAGATGGCTACGGGGTTCACTACCAATGAGCAGATCAAACTGCGGGATGAGAATGTAAACCTCTTTGAAGCCGACGTAAAGTTTGATAACGAGGTGGAGACCATGAACTCTCCGCTGGTGATGGGCTTGTTATCCTGCAACCTCATGATACATGACCTGACCAGCAATGACCCATTCAGGAGGCTGACAGAAAAAGAATTAAATTCCCCCGAATATAAAACCACCAACCGGCAGGACATCTACCGGATCTGCAAAAGAAAATACGACTCCCTGGAAGTACTTTCCAGCTCCACGCCGGACGAAAGAAAGGTGCTGGAATACATGAAACTGTACCGGTATGATTATGAGTCGCTGCGCAAGATGATCAGCGCCTACCGCCTTTCCCGCACCGACTATATCAATATCGTTTGCTATTCCGAAAATCCCAACCTCTCTGCCTTCGCGGTAAACAGCCTTTACCACGAGTTCATCCGTTTTTACAGAAGCTCCCGCTCCGAACGCAGTATTGAGAACGTGGCCACCTTTGAATCGTTGGTGAACCAGAAAAAGCAGGAACTGGATGCGAAGATCGAAGCACTGCGCCAATACAAAACAGCCCAGGGCGTATTGAACGTGGAAACCGCCAGCGGCAACGAATGGGACCTGATCAAACAATTTGAAAAATCCCTGTCCGATGAAAGGGCCAACTACAACGCCCTGCAGGCTTCCATCGACAACCTGACTACGCAATTAAACCAGGCCAACGGCGACAAACCTTTATATAATAATAACAATAGTGAGATCCTGGCGCTGAGAAGGCAGATCAATGATCTCAATGATGAGTATGTGCGCACCGGCAGCACTGACAATGCGCTGCAGGATAAGATAAAAGCACAACGCGCAAAGCTGCAGAAAGCCCTGCTGGAATCCGGCAGCGCCACCGGCAAAACCGCTACCCGTGATGAACTGCAACAGAAGAAAAGTGCCCAGGAAGCGGAACTGCGGGCATCCAAGCTCAACATCACCACCCTGGAAACAAAGATCAACAACCTCCGCTCCTCCGTGGGCTCTTATGCCAATAAGGAAGCTACCGTGGGCAGCCTGCAACAGGAGGCAAACCTGGCCCAGGAAGAGTACAATAAACTGAAAGAAAAGCTGGCAGCAGCGCTGGATAACAATACGGTGCCGCAGGACAACTTCCGCCAGACCCTGAAAGGGCAACCTGCCTTTACGCCGGAATCTTCCAAACGCCTGCTGATCATGGGTATGGCCGGCGCGGCTGTGTTCATGATCTCCTGCATCGGCATCCTGTTTGGTGAATTCATGGACAACTCCCTGAAGTCCCCGTCCATCTTCAACCGCCAGAGCAACCTGAAACTGATCGCCACCATTAACCATGCAAACCTCCGCAAATACAATATCCTGGAAACATTGCAGAGGAAGACAGATGAATCGCAATGGCTCAAACGCCAGAACATGTTCCGTGAGTTGCTGAGAAAACTGCGTTACGAGCTGGAAAACAGTAACCGGAAAATATTCTTATTCACCAGCACGGAGCCGCAACAAGGGAAAACCACGCTGGTGCAGGCCGTTGCCTACAGCTTAAGCCTTAGCAACAAAAGAGTACTGGTGCTGGATACCAACTTCTGTAACAACGATATCACCGTGCAGATGCAGGCCAGGCCCACGCTGGAGTCATTCTCCCTGGCGCCCCAGGATTTCAGCATCGAAAAATTCCGTGAATACGTGACCACTTACGACACGCCGGGTATAGAGGTAATGGGCTGTAAGGGAGGAGACTATACGCCTTCTGAAATATTGCCGCCCAATAACGTGCTGGACTACCTGGAAGAGCTTAAAAAATACTACCACTACATCCTGATGGAAGGTGCCCCCCTGAACGATTTCACAGACAGCCGGGAACTGTCAGCCTTTGCAGAAGGTGTGATAGCCATCTTTTCCTCTAAACTGAAAATAAAAGAGATCGATAACGAATCTTCCGAGTTCCTGAACAGCCTGGGAGATAAATTCCTCGGTGTCGTGTTAAACGATGTAAAGGAAGACTATTTAGAGCTGTAA
- the metK gene encoding methionine adenosyltransferase, protein MPYLFTSESVSEGHPDKVADQISDALIDNFMAYDAKSKVACETLVTTGQVVLAGEVKTEAYLDVQDIAREVIRKIGYTKSEYMFEANSCGILSAIHEQSADINQGVERTNPEEQGAGDQGMMFGYATNETDNYMPLALDLAHKLLRELAALRRENKQITYLRPDAKSQVTIEYSDDNQPIRIDTIVISTQHDDFADDNTMLAKIKEDVINILVPRVKAQLKPELQKLFDDAITYHINPTGKFVIGGPHGDTGLTGRKIIVDTYGGKGAHGGGAFSGKDPSKVDRSAAYATRHIAKNLVAAGLCDEVLVQVSYAIGVAKPCGVYVNTNGTAKVKLHDGEIARKVEAIFDLRPYAIEQRLKLRNPIYSETAAYGHMGRKNEVVTKIFNEGKKNEKKVEVELFTWEKLDYVDKVKAAFGL, encoded by the coding sequence ATGCCTTACTTATTTACATCAGAGTCTGTTTCAGAAGGACATCCGGATAAGGTAGCCGATCAGATCTCCGACGCGCTGATCGACAATTTCATGGCGTACGACGCAAAGTCTAAAGTGGCCTGCGAAACCCTGGTGACAACCGGTCAGGTAGTATTGGCCGGTGAAGTAAAAACGGAAGCATACCTGGATGTGCAGGACATTGCCCGCGAAGTGATCCGCAAGATCGGTTACACCAAGAGCGAGTACATGTTTGAAGCCAATTCCTGCGGTATCCTTTCCGCTATCCATGAGCAATCTGCAGACATCAACCAGGGTGTAGAACGCACCAACCCTGAAGAACAGGGTGCCGGCGACCAGGGTATGATGTTTGGCTACGCTACCAACGAAACTGATAACTACATGCCGCTGGCACTGGACCTGGCCCACAAACTGCTGAGGGAACTGGCCGCGCTGCGCCGCGAAAATAAACAGATCACTTACCTGCGCCCCGATGCCAAATCACAGGTGACCATCGAGTACTCTGATGACAACCAGCCGATCCGCATTGACACCATCGTGATCTCTACCCAGCACGATGATTTTGCAGACGACAATACCATGCTGGCCAAGATCAAGGAAGACGTGATCAATATCCTGGTGCCCCGCGTAAAGGCACAGCTGAAGCCCGAGCTCCAAAAGCTGTTTGACGACGCGATCACCTACCACATCAACCCCACCGGCAAGTTCGTAATAGGCGGCCCGCACGGTGATACCGGCCTTACCGGCCGTAAGATCATCGTGGATACCTACGGTGGTAAAGGCGCCCACGGTGGTGGTGCATTCTCCGGTAAAGATCCTTCCAAGGTAGACCGCTCTGCAGCTTACGCTACCCGCCACATTGCCAAGAACCTGGTAGCAGCCGGTCTTTGCGATGAAGTACTGGTACAGGTTTCCTACGCTATCGGCGTGGCAAAACCCTGCGGTGTGTATGTAAACACCAATGGCACTGCCAAGGTAAAACTGCACGACGGTGAGATAGCCCGCAAGGTAGAAGCCATCTTTGACCTGCGCCCCTACGCGATTGAACAGCGCCTGAAACTGCGCAATCCTATCTATTCTGAAACTGCCGCATACGGCCACATGGGCCGCAAGAATGAGGTGGTGACCAAGATCTTCAACGAGGGTAAGAAGAACGAGAAGAAAGTGGAAGTGGAGCTGTTTACCTGGGAGAAACTGGATTATGTAGACAAAGTGAAAGCCGCTTTCGGACTTTAA
- a CDS encoding alpha/beta fold hydrolase codes for MKKLLKVFAWLLAAVLVAGLATYLVMHASQEKLQVARLRAKAPGQFVHLPDGYVHYSLKGPGNGQPIVFIHGGGATGMEVWDKTIPALYNGQQRVLAYDLYGRGFSDRPHVHYDADLYERQLVSLLDTLGFRGPVDVVAMSMGAAIAMQFTAHHPERVRKLVLLGPAASGDLRPSSLLSVPLLDRFLMTCYWYPRSIENQRKEFQNMPLFDTYSQRLRYFINIEGYKRITLSTWHDMLNKSQLHFLAEVPPNKVLLVYGDSDPFFPPQKLDDYKKLYPTLVSQKITSAGHMPHYEQPAQVNPLIRDFLGTGK; via the coding sequence ATGAAAAAACTGCTGAAAGTCTTTGCCTGGCTGCTTGCAGCCGTACTGGTAGCCGGACTGGCTACGTACCTGGTCATGCATGCATCCCAGGAAAAACTGCAGGTGGCCCGGTTGAGAGCAAAGGCGCCCGGGCAGTTTGTGCACCTGCCGGATGGCTATGTCCATTATAGCCTTAAAGGGCCCGGAAACGGCCAGCCTATTGTATTTATTCACGGCGGTGGGGCCACCGGCATGGAAGTATGGGATAAAACGATCCCTGCCCTTTATAACGGGCAACAACGGGTACTCGCGTACGACCTGTATGGCCGGGGCTTTTCAGACCGGCCGCATGTTCACTATGATGCGGACCTGTATGAGAGACAACTGGTGTCCCTCCTGGACACCCTGGGCTTTCGTGGACCGGTGGATGTGGTGGCCATGTCCATGGGCGCTGCAATAGCCATGCAGTTCACTGCACACCACCCCGAGCGCGTGCGGAAGCTGGTACTGCTGGGGCCCGCCGCCAGCGGGGATCTGCGCCCATCATCCCTGTTGTCAGTGCCCCTCCTCGACCGGTTCCTTATGACTTGTTACTGGTACCCCAGGTCTATTGAAAACCAGCGCAAGGAATTTCAAAACATGCCGCTGTTTGATACCTATAGCCAGCGGCTGCGGTACTTCATCAACATTGAAGGATACAAGCGCATCACCCTTTCCACGTGGCATGATATGCTGAATAAAAGCCAGCTGCATTTCCTTGCGGAAGTGCCACCCAATAAGGTATTGCTCGTCTACGGGGATAGCGACCCGTTCTTCCCCCCGCAAAAGCTGGACGACTATAAAAAATTATACCCGACACTGGTCAGTCAGAAGATAACCAGTGCCGGGCATATGCCGCATTATGAGCAACCTGCCCAGGTAAATCCCCTCATCAGGGACTTCCTGGGAACAGGAAAATAA
- a CDS encoding acyltransferase family protein — MTNNSGTTTNSARYAWVDYAKGIAIILVVYRHLAYGLLAKGIALPKGVTSANDMLYSFRMPLFFLLSGAFFAKSLQKRGKASFALNKVNTLLYPYLLWALIQLSLQMVFSSYTNAHRTAMDYLNILLQPRTLDQLWYLFALFNVTMLYLGINILTRGNKYIHLAVGLIFLGCSPLIRQYSAIYDIMLHYIFFAVGDFSSGIFFQERVQQRLSEPRYLYFSFFIFIALQFFYLYHQDMNMFLYLVIALNGCLFTIQLSSCLAAKGVLTFLQVIGHHSLYIYLLHVTIAAVLRALLIRMGITNGPVLLLLLIPMAIGISLVIYKFCVRLGLSFLFTGPLKEKQATKKLSVQ, encoded by the coding sequence ATGACAAACAACTCCGGAACCACAACAAACAGTGCACGTTATGCCTGGGTGGACTATGCCAAAGGTATAGCCATCATCCTGGTCGTGTACAGGCACCTGGCCTATGGGCTGCTGGCCAAGGGCATAGCACTGCCCAAAGGGGTCACGTCTGCCAATGATATGTTGTACAGTTTCAGGATGCCCCTGTTCTTTTTGTTGTCCGGGGCCTTTTTTGCGAAAAGCCTGCAAAAGCGGGGAAAGGCCAGTTTTGCGCTGAACAAGGTGAACACCTTATTGTATCCTTACCTGCTATGGGCATTGATACAACTGAGCCTGCAAATGGTGTTCTCTTCCTATACCAATGCGCACAGAACAGCGATGGATTACCTGAACATTTTGCTGCAGCCCAGGACACTGGACCAGTTGTGGTACCTTTTTGCACTGTTCAATGTAACCATGCTGTACCTGGGCATCAATATACTCACGCGGGGCAATAAATATATACACCTGGCCGTGGGGCTGATCTTCCTGGGCTGCTCCCCGCTGATCCGCCAGTACAGCGCCATCTACGATATTATGTTGCATTACATATTTTTTGCGGTAGGCGATTTCAGTTCGGGTATCTTCTTCCAGGAGCGGGTGCAGCAGCGGCTTTCGGAGCCACGGTATTTGTATTTTTCATTTTTTATATTCATCGCACTGCAATTCTTTTATCTCTATCACCAGGATATGAATATGTTCCTTTACCTGGTCATAGCCCTCAATGGATGCCTGTTCACCATACAGCTGTCTTCCTGCCTGGCGGCCAAGGGAGTATTAACATTCCTGCAGGTGATAGGGCATCATTCGCTGTACATCTACCTGCTGCATGTAACGATAGCGGCGGTTTTGCGGGCATTACTCATCCGGATGGGGATCACCAACGGGCCGGTGCTGTTGCTTCTGCTTATCCCTATGGCCATTGGGATCTCCCTCGTTATTTACAAATTTTGTGTCAGGCTGGGCCTCTCCTTCCTGTTCACCGGCCCGCTGAAAGAAAAACAGGCCACTAAAAAATTGTCAGTGCAATGA
- a CDS encoding O-antigen ligase family protein, with product MDYTKKNILPYLAAVIWILAVPLIAYLSAMEVKYTILLMGGVIGLSLAGISIFNYRIGYYIAITIALTVRLAERMSGTELSVGVIVDGMLLITLLGSLINADDKSIRKIDFLDPLLVTFYVYIGLILLEFFNPAIHDRHGWTTFSRGLLRNFLFMFLVMKLIRNMDDLKTFFKFWIVILTLAAVYACFQQWFGLLPFEKAFIARYPEKFKTVLILTGIRIFSFMSDPAVFGLLMACGVIMNITLLTSSKALVSIRKKILLIISMVLQFMALGYSGTRTAYIMVPMGVLLMVLINLKNRNTIIGLSLFVMAFLVLMYGPFHSSPTIIRMRSAFSGSEDASMNVREVNRHRIQPYIYSHPIGGGLLSCEPGSGTELDGFPPDSGYLRTALEQGWIGLILVMINLYLLLKYAINNYFKSQTEAERQFALTTACVLFALTVSMYAQEASGLIESAMLYYGLNGIVIKTKYLSTTNVTQ from the coding sequence GTGGACTATACGAAGAAAAATATATTGCCTTACCTGGCCGCCGTCATCTGGATATTAGCGGTACCGCTGATCGCTTACCTGAGTGCCATGGAGGTAAAGTACACCATCCTGCTAATGGGGGGTGTGATAGGGCTTTCCCTGGCCGGTATCTCCATTTTCAACTACCGGATAGGCTATTATATTGCCATCACCATCGCACTCACTGTACGCCTGGCAGAAAGGATGTCCGGCACGGAACTGAGTGTGGGCGTGATCGTTGACGGCATGCTGCTCATCACCCTGTTGGGCAGCCTGATCAATGCAGATGATAAAAGCATCCGGAAAATTGATTTCCTGGATCCGCTACTGGTTACCTTCTACGTGTACATAGGCCTCATCCTGCTGGAATTTTTCAACCCCGCCATCCATGACCGGCACGGGTGGACCACCTTCAGCCGCGGCCTTTTGCGGAATTTCCTGTTCATGTTCCTGGTGATGAAGCTGATCCGGAATATGGATGATCTCAAAACCTTTTTCAAATTCTGGATCGTGATACTCACACTGGCGGCCGTGTATGCGTGCTTCCAGCAATGGTTTGGATTGCTGCCGTTTGAAAAAGCGTTTATAGCCCGGTATCCCGAGAAGTTTAAAACAGTGCTGATCCTTACCGGTATCCGTATTTTCTCCTTCATGTCCGATCCTGCGGTATTTGGCCTGCTGATGGCCTGTGGCGTGATCATGAATATCACCCTGCTTACATCCTCCAAAGCACTGGTGTCTATCCGCAAAAAGATATTGCTCATTATCTCCATGGTCCTCCAGTTCATGGCCCTGGGATATTCTGGTACCAGGACGGCCTACATCATGGTGCCCATGGGCGTATTGCTGATGGTGCTGATCAACCTTAAGAACCGCAACACCATCATAGGGCTTTCTTTATTTGTAATGGCCTTCCTGGTGCTGATGTATGGCCCGTTCCACAGCAGCCCCACCATCATCCGGATGAGGAGCGCCTTTTCCGGCAGTGAAGATGCCTCTATGAATGTAAGAGAAGTGAACCGCCATCGCATACAGCCTTACATCTACAGCCATCCCATAGGCGGGGGCCTGCTCAGTTGCGAGCCCGGCTCCGGTACAGAGCTGGACGGGTTTCCGCCAGACAGCGGATACCTGCGCACCGCGCTGGAGCAGGGGTGGATAGGGCTCATACTGGTAATGATCAATCTTTACCTGCTGCTGAAATACGCGATCAATAATTATTTCAAAAGCCAGACAGAAGCAGAAAGGCAATTTGCGCTTACTACCGCCTGCGTGCTGTTTGCACTAACGGTGAGCATGTATGCACAGGAGGCCTCGGGCCTCATTGAATCTGCCATGCTTTATTATGGACTCAATGGAATTGTTATCAAAACAAAATATTTATCAACTACAAATGTCACCCAATGA